From Clavelina lepadiformis chromosome 9, kaClaLepa1.1, whole genome shotgun sequence, the proteins below share one genomic window:
- the LOC143471077 gene encoding uncharacterized protein LOC143471077: MRQAKKELLKEVEMMLLAAHKHVIRIEGLIDEEDWVGVVMEHMSAGSLADLIFNDEIETIPLPLLLRLSYETADAITNLHKMLKDLRIAHGDLKPQNILLSSDLHCKVADFGGAALSHHTRTATARPDKTGEGNQFTLRFTAPERLDPNCERLTTSMDVYSFGVVLYMMIVRKDPGIRNEVFFRMTGKFQGVSFQQKLINDIKDRLKRGKDEQGVRILSLLESIMTKCVDKEPSKRPAMIEIRDQLHQLLATIKPSTIMLNIASVLEHVTITDDALDEGASKPISHVVLGVDESTSKRSRKTKSSLESTTTSSTTSTSSTLVGAIKKVAGLKVSDPPTTSKNHSGYEIIQSKTRSMRDMISNENFDRAIDICEELITATKSTSLTEDDAINTGDDIINLVSDLRKHKVSLTLLQLLKCGCDLKEQIANQRKKLELMKKIAVESYAIVGSTSRGSDLAQTASNEIIPRMNEFLQSISSRRCDDVKLVTTTQAYCWNAIGICHCQVQKYKEAIEVNKLAITTLESKLEEGCRKLEVYSICCTSAGAYYEFNNQPDESETFYIKAFQAEQKVEDYPSEEWKMKIIHFTIDNVCNLYQNHLTMTKTKGNDVYKFLQKQLHLAGFPHFKNKFLTFRLMILLSLDDDVKSICKSLATMATDITPPPGECNNMCIRLKQTAELLFSKNGENSAMTLIRCGMKLSEFIPDADDELYRIRDFADAMAKQASKLTSSSPSHLVTIAGGFIPLCEEIIEKIKRSKNVDQQIKDKWLSLTLNHTSHCYLTIKLYDKALQLANQAMDILPLDIGQHQNLRDKFKGEMYYCIGVSNYNLEKFNSAKNALSEAIKLLKNWSGQNDRLKEARRYLEKINNL, encoded by the exons ATGAGACAAGCAAAGAAAGA ATTGTTGAAAGAAGTTGAAATGATGTTGCTGGCTGCTCACAAACACGTCATCCGCATCGAGGGATTGATTGATGAGGAGGATTGGGTTGGAGTTGTCATGGAGCACATGTCAGCCGGATCACTTGCTGACTTGATCTTCAATGACGAGATAGAAACTATTCCTCTACCTCTCTTGCTCCGGCTGTCATACGAGACAGCTGACGCCATCACCAACCTCCACAAGATGCTCAAGGATCTCAGGATCGCTCATGGAGACTTGAAGCCCCAGAACATTCTTCTTAGCTCAGATCTTCATTGTAAAGTGGCAGACTTCGGTGGAGCCGCTTTATCTCATCACACCAGGACAGCGACAGCGAGACCGGATAAAACAGGAGAAGGGAATCAGTTCACTCTTCGATTTACTGCTCCGGAGAGGTTGGATCCCAATTGCGAGCGACTCACAACATCCATGGATGTCTACAGCTTCGGAGTGGTCCTCTACATGATGATCGTTAGAAAGGATCCTGGGATCAGAAATGAAGTGTTTTTCAGAATGACTGGGAAGTTTCAAGGCGTGTCCTTTCAACAAAAACTAATCAACGACATCAAGGATAGACTGAAGCGGGGTAAGGATGAGCAAGGTGTTCGAATCCTTTCTCTCCTGGAGAGCATCATGACCAAGTGTGTGGACAAGGAACCTTCGAAACGACCAGCAATGATCGAGATACGTGACCAACTTCACCAACTGCTGGCAACCATCAAACCATCTACCATCATGCTCAATATAGCAAGTGTACTCGAACACGTGACCATCACCGATGACGCACTTGATGAGGGAGCCAGCAAACCAATAAGTCACGTGGTATTAGGAGTAGATG AATCTACATCAAAAAGATCgagaaaaacaaaatcttcCTTGGAAAGCACGACAACCAGTTCCacaa CTTCTACAAGCTCAACACTAGTTGgcgcaataaaaaaagtagCGGGGTTAAAAGTTTCGGATCCGCCCACAACGAGTAAAAACCACTCAG GTTATGAGATCATTCAAAGCAAGACGAGATCGATGCGTGatatgatttcaaatgaaaactttgacCGAGCAATCGACATTTGTGAAGAGCTGATCACCGCGACGAAATCCACTTCCTTAACCGAAGATGACGCAATCAACACCGGAGATGACATCATCAATCTGGTTTCGGATTTGCGCAAACACAAAGTATCGTTGACATTACTTCAACTTCTCAAATGTGGGTGCGACTTGAAAGAACAAATTGCCAACCAGCGTAAAAAACTTGAACTTATGAAAAAGATTGCGGTGGAAAGTTACGCGATTGTAGGAAGCACATCACGTGGTTCTGATCTAGCACAAACAGCGTCCAATGAAATCATTCCACGGATGAATGAGTTTCTTCAATCGATATCGTCAAGGAGATGCGATGACGTCAAACTCGTCACAACGACGCAAGCTTATTGTTGGAATGCGATCGGAATATGCCATTGTCAAGTTCAAAAATACAAGGAAGCAATCGAAGTGAACAAGCTCGCCATAACCACCTTGGAATCGAAGCTAGAAGAAGGATGTAGAAAATTGGAAGTCTACTCAATATGCTGCACCAGTGCAG GTGCTTATTACGAATTCAACAACCAACCTGATGAAtctgaaacattttatatCAAAGCATTTCAAGCCGAGCAGAAAGTGGAAGATTACCCCAGCGAGGAATGGAAGATGAAAATCATTCACTTCACAATTGaca ATGTTTGCAACTTGTACCAAAATCATTTAACCATGACCAAAACGAAAGGAAATGACGTTTACAAATTCttacaaaaacaactacaCCTGGCGGGATTTCCCCACTTTAAGAACAAATTCTTAACCTTCCGTTTGATGATTCTTCTCAGTCTGGATGATGACGTCAAGTCTATTTGCAAAAGTCTCGCAACCATGGCAACGGATATAACACCGCCACCTGGTGAATGCAATAACATGTGCATTAGACTCAAACAAACAGCTGAGCTCTTATTTTCGAAGAATGGTGAGAATTCAGCGATGACATTGATAAGATGTGGGATGAAGCTGAGTGAATTCATTCCCGATGCAGATGATGAACTTTATAGAATTCGAGATTTTGCAGATGCTATGGCAAAGCAAGCCAGCAAGCTCACATCTTCCTCTCCATCTCATCTTGTCACCATTGCAGGCGGATTCATTCCACTGTGTGAGGAGATcattgaaaagataaaaagatCTAAAAACGTCGACCAACAAATCAAGGACAAATGGTTAAGTTTAACATTGAACCACACCAGCCATTGTTACCTCACAATCAAGCTTTATGACAAAGCCCTGCAATTGGCCAACCAAGCCATGGATATCTTACCATTGGACATCGGCCAACATCAAAACCTTCGAGACAAGTTTAAAGGCGAGATGTATTATTGCATCGGTGTTTCCAACTACAATTTGGAGAAATTTAATTCAGCTAAAAATGCTCTTTCTGAAGCGATCAAATTGTTAAAGAACTGGTCTGGACAAAATGATCGATTAAAAGAAGCTCGTCGATATTTGGAGAAAATAAataatctttaa
- the LOC143471423 gene encoding uncharacterized protein LOC143471423, producing the protein MMLLAAHKHVIRIEGLIDEEDWIGVVMEHMSAGSLSDLIFNEELETIPLPLLLRMSYETADAITNLHKMLKDLRIAHGDLKPQNILLNSDLHCKVADFGGAALSHHTRTATARPDKTGEGSQFTLPFTAPERLDRNCERLTTSMDVYSFGVILYMMIVRKYPGIRNEMFFRMTEKFQGVSFQQKLISDIKDRLKRDKDEQGVRIISLLESIMTKCVDKKPSKRPAMIEIRDQLHQLLATIKPSTIMLNIASVLEHVTITDDALDKRASKPISHVELGVDESSSKRSRKTKSSLESFTTNSETSTSSTLVGAIKEVAGLKVSDPLTTSKTQSGYEIIQSKMRSMRDMISNENFDRALDICEELTTAMKSTSLTEDDAINTGDDIINLVSDLRKHKLSLKLLQLLKCWCDLKEQIANPRKKLELMKKCAVESYDVVRSTSRGSDLAQTASNEIIPRMNEFLQSISSTRCDDVKLVTTTQAYCWNAIGICHCQVQKYKEAIEVNKLAITTLESKLGEGCRKLEVYSICCTSAGTYYKLNNQPDESETFYIKAFQAEQEVEDYTSEEWKMKIIHFTINNICNLYQDHSTMTKTKGNDVYKFLQKQKQLTGFPYFKNKLLTLCLMILLSLDDDVKSICKNLATIAMDIRPPPGECNNMCIRLKQTAKLLFSKNDENSAMSLIRCGMKLSEFIPDADDELYKLRDFALIMTKQARKLTSSTPSHIATIAGGFIPLCEEIIEKIKRYKNIDQQIKDKWLSLTLNYTSQCYLTIKLYDKALQLANQAIDILPLDIGQHQNLRDKFTGEMYYGIGVSNYNLEKFDLAKNAVSEAIKLLKNWSGQNDRLKEARRYLEKINNL; encoded by the exons ATGATGTTGCTGGCTGCTCACAAACACGTCATCCGCATCGAGGGATTGATTGATGAGGAGGATTGGATTGGAGTTGTCATGGAGCACATGTCAGCCGGATCACTTTCTGACTTGATCTTCAACGAAGAGCTGGAAACTATTCCTCTTCCTCTCTTACTCCGGATGTCATACGAGACGGCTGATGCCATCACCAACCTCCACAAGATGCTCAAGGATCTCAGGATCGCTCATGGAGACTTGAAGCCCCAGAACATTCTTCTTAACTCGGACCTTCATTGTAAAGTGGCAGACTTCGGTGGAGCCGCTTTATCTCATCACACCAGGACAGCGACAGCGAGACCGGATAAAACAGGAGAAGGGAGCCAGTTCACTCTTCCATTTACTGCTCCGGAGAGGTTGGATCGAAATTGCGAGCGACTCACAACATCCATGGATGTCTACAGCTTCGGAGTGATCCTCTACATGATGATTGTTAGAAAGTATCCTGGGATcagaaatgaaatgtttttcaggATGACTGAGAAGTTTCAAGGCGTGTCCTTTCAACAAAAACTAATCAGCGACATCAAGGATAGACTGAAGCGAGATAAGGATGAGCAAGGTGTTCGGATTATTTCTCTCCTGGAGAGCATCATGACCAAGTGTGTGGACAAGAAACCTTCGAAACGACCAGCGATGATCGAGATACGTGACCAACTTCACCAACTGCTGGCAACCATCAAACCATCTACCATCATGCTCAATATAGCAAGTGTACTCGAACACGTGACCATCACCGATGACGCACTTGATAAAAGAGCCAGCAAACCAATAAGTCACGTGGAATTAGGAGTAGATG AATCTTCATCAAAAAGATCgagaaaaacaaaatcttcCTTGGAAAGCTTCACAACCAATTCCGAAA CTTCTACAAGTTCAACACTAGTTGGCGCAATAAAAGAAGTAGCGGGGTTAAAAGTTTCGGATCCGCTCACAACGAGTAAAACCCAATCAG GTTATGAGATTATTCAAAGCAAGATGAGATCGATGCGTGacatgatttcaaatgaaaactttgacCGAGCACTCGACATTTGTGAAGAGCTGACCACCGCGATGAAATCCACTTCCTTAACCGAAGATGACGCAATCAACACCGGAGATGACATCATCAATCTGGTTTCGGATTTGCGCAAACACAAACTATCGTTGAAATTACTTCAACTTCTCAAATGTTGGTGCGACTTGAAAGAACAAATTGCCAACCCGCGTAAAAAACTTGAACTTATGAAAAAGTGTGCGGTGGAAAGTTATGACGTTGTACGAAGCACATCACGTGGTTCTGATCTAGCACAAACAGCGTCCAATGAAATCATTCCACGCATGAATGAGTTTCTTCAATCGATATCGTCAACGAGATGCGATGACGTCAAACTCGTCACAACGACGCAAGCTTATTGTTGGAATGCGATCGGAATATGCCATTGTCAAGTTCAAAAATACAAGGAAGCAATCGAAGTGAACAAGCTCGCCATAACCACCTTGGAATCGAAGCTGGGAGAAGGATGCAGAAAATTGGAAGTCTACTCAATATGCTGCACCAGTGCAG gtACTTATTACAAACTCAACAACCAACCTGATGAAtctgaaacattttatatCAAAGCATTTCAGGCCGAGCAGGAAGTGGAAGATTACACCAGCGAGGAATGGAAGATGAAAATCATTCACTTCACAATTaaca ATATTTGCAACTTGTACCAAGATCATTCAACCATGACCAAAACGAAAGGAAATGACGTTTACAAATTCcttcaaaaacaaaagcaactGACGGGATTTCCCTACTTTAAGAACAAATTGTTAACCTTATGTTTGATGATTCTTCTCAGTCTGGATGATGACGTGAAATCTATTTGCAAAAATCTCGCAACCATAGCAATGGATATAAGACCGCCACCTGGTGAATGCAATAACATGTGCATTAGACTCAAACAAACAGCTAAGCTCTTATTTTCGAAGAATGATGAGAATTCAGCGATGTCATTGATAAGATGTGGAATGAAGTTGAGTGAATTTATTCCCGATGCAGATGATGAACTTTATAAACTTCGAGACTTTGCATTAATTATGACAAAGCAAGCCAGAAAGCTCACATCTTCCACTCCATCTCATATTGCCACCATTGCAGGTGGATTCATTCCACTGTGTGAGGAGATcattgaaaagataaaaagatATAAAAACATCGATCAACAAATCAAGGACAAATGGTTAAGTTTAACATTGAACTACACCAGCCAATGTTACCTCACAATCAAGCTTTATGACAAAGCCCTGCAATTGGCCAACCAAGCCATTGATATCCTACCATTGGACATCGGCCAACATCAAAACCTTCGAGACAAGTTTACAGGCGAGATGTATTATGGCATCGGTGTTTCCAACTACAATTTAGAGAAATTTGATTTAGCTAAAAATGCTGTTTCTGAAGCGATCAAATTGTTAAAGAACTGGTCTGGACAAAATGATCGATTAAAAGAAGCTCGTCGATATTTGGAGAAAATAAataatctttaa